In Haliaeetus albicilla chromosome 3, bHalAlb1.1, whole genome shotgun sequence, the following are encoded in one genomic region:
- the LOC138684641 gene encoding feather keratin 2-like gives MACYDLCRPCGPTPLANSCNEPCVQQCQDSRVVIQPPAVVVTLPGPILSSFPQNTAVGSSSSAAVGNVLSSQGVPISGGFGGLGGYGFGGLGCFGGRRGCYPC, from the coding sequence ATGGCCTGCTACGACCTCTGCCGCCCCTGCGGACCCACCCCACTGGCTAACAGCTGCAACGAGCCCTGTGTCCAGCAGTGCCAGGACTCCCGCGTCGTCATCCAGCCTCCCGCCGTGGTGGTCACCCTGCCAGgacccatcctcagctccttcccccagaacaCCGCCGTCGGATCCTCCTCATCGGCTGCCGTGGGCAACGTCCTCAGCTCCCAGGGAGTGCCCATCTCTGGTGGCTTCGGAGGCCTGGGCGGCTACGGCTTCGGAGGCCTGGGCTGCTTCGGCGGCAGAAGAGGCTGCTACCCATGCTAA